TAGGCCAAAAGAGCATAAAATGAACTGGTACCCCCATGTGACGGTCTCCACTATCGTCGAAAAAGATGGCCTTTTTTTGATGGTAGAAGAAAACAAACACGGCAGACTTCTACTCAACCAACCTGCAGGCCATCTAGAAAAAAATGAAAGTCTTTTTGCTGCTGCGATAAGGGAAACATTGGAAGAAACCCAATGGCGGATTGAACTGCTGGGGGTATTGGGTAATTCACTGTTTACATCCCCAACCAACAACACAACCTACTTGAGAGTGAGCTTTGTTGCGAGAGCGCTAAAGCAGGAGTTAGCGCTACCCTTGGATACCGATATAGAAAGAGCCATTTGGATGAGCGAAAACGAGATTCGCCAGCAGGTATCTCGCCTTCGGAGCCCGATGGTAATTCACGATATCGAACGGTTTAACAAAGGGACGATTTATCCACTCGAACTCATACAACATCTTTAATAGCGGTTCCTCTACTTCAACCCTAAACAGCACATAAAAATAGTTGCTGCCCGAAGGGATGT
The Teredinibacter franksiae DNA segment above includes these coding regions:
- a CDS encoding NUDIX hydrolase encodes the protein MNWYPHVTVSTIVEKDGLFLMVEENKHGRLLLNQPAGHLEKNESLFAAAIRETLEETQWRIELLGVLGNSLFTSPTNNTTYLRVSFVARALKQELALPLDTDIERAIWMSENEIRQQVSRLRSPMVIHDIERFNKGTIYPLELIQHL